ttaaaaattgaacttacatttttaaatttaaaaataaaaggaactaaaattttaaatataaaaaaatatataaatactttaagcatattttaataaaaaaattattttactaattatttacCCTTTAGAGTTTAGATCGTGTTTACATGATGTTAATTAGGATTTATACTTGATTTGctaataaaataagaatattttatttttttaattattttaattaaaattaaaattaaaatcaattaaattgtaatatatttacaattaaaataatatttattgactctTGACATTAACTTAATAAATCAATTACATGTaagttataaatatattaattcattttgtaaaatcCCAAAAAAATCGGGGCAATAACTCTAGGGATTAATTATATGGAGCATTATGAAAttatagctgaaattttaaagTATACAATCATATAAGAAACCTTAGTCTCCTTGCAATTGCAACCATAGGAATAATATTGGTGCCATCCTCAGTATACAATCACATCAGAAAATGAATTATAGCTCAAATTATAACTGTTTGATCCAAACAGAAACACATCTAAGTCCGttggattatttgttttatagttaaataacAACAAACAGTCTTCATGGAGAGGAAAATGATTGATGGATGAAAATTCAATGTTGAAGGACTTGGGTAGCAATTAATTGAAGTCCTTAGTGGCTATTTTACCACCACCCAACATTAATTAGTGAGTGACAATGATCTTTGCCATGGAAATCCACTACCTAAACTCTTTAAGTAAAATCATGGCCCTTAACTTCTATTATTAAGGTTATGTTCATAACTATGTGGGAGAGAGAAACCAAATATATTTTCCTCATCTTTTCTTCTCAAGACCGAAGCTAGGAAGGAAGAAAAGCTTGGTTTTTTCTTTCATGGCTGTCCACTGGTTCAAGGAGAGCAAGCttattttcaacaaattttctttcaaatttgcaAGTATTAGCTAATTAAGTAATTTTGGAGGTTAGATGGATATGCCATAGTTAGTAAGTTGAAGCATGAAAACATGAAATCTTTGATTAATAATctaagttgtaattttttttttcattttcaattccATTGAAGGGAGATGTAActaatcactaaaaattttattataaaatctaaagtatataaaaagttataattttctaaaaaaacttTAAGTGATGGCGTAATATAATcatcatattttaataaaatttaagttttaaaattaaattgaaaaaaattgttaaattttgagacaaaaataaacaaaaagaaactcaaaatctaaaataatttttttttcaaaatattgatTTACGCGGAAGGAAATTAGCCCTTAGCTACCTACTAAAGGCAACAACCTCTTTTATTCTTTGATATATCTTGATTCCTTGCATATTAGTCCTTAAACAGAGCAGTTTACAACTTCGGCAGGGAATtgctatttatatttatatttatattttttatataatattaaaaagtaGAGAATAAGAATAATACGGTTTAAACTCatgttaaattaatatttgatgaGAATTTTAATCATCATTCCATTCAAGTCAAGACTATTATATTTtcgttttaatttaattatgaaaatacataaatagaagtattaaaacaaaaaaaatattattcagtttatttaataatttttttccacaAATAAACtaccttaatttatttttatggaaATTTTTAACTCCCTTTGACCATAAAACGGATAATTTTGCTTacaacaattttaatatttttttttttttgaaattgcagacaagttttatttgtttcaattaaaatttatcatttatactattaattaagGTTTTGACAGACTAAACCAACTCAATCTGAAAATGACTAATACCCCTACAaaagtaacaaatattaatataaggatatttttatatttttttcatgttttaaaataaaataataataaaataggattttcttttgataaaatgaaagaaatggctATTTTAAtaacacttgtaataaaaataaaaacttaaaagtGCAATTTAAAGATTAAAGTATAACTTAAGAACCAATTCACTAATAAAATcttaaataagtaatatatataattttaatttctatttgattaattcaaatttcaaaattaaaatattatccaACCAATCCAATATAAGTACAAAACCGTAATAAGTAGTCAAATAAATTTGGATTCCACCGGTCCGGCCAGCCTTTTAACCAATGCATCCGACTTAACGGTTATTCTAGTTAAAAGGGGAAACGAAGCTTATTCGGTTTTGCTATAACATTATGGTGTTGGGGGGAATTTCCGGAGCAAGTATGAATGCAGTGTGACAGtgctaataatagtaataaataaaaaCTGCATGCTTAACTTCACCCTTTACACCGCATCTGCGTGAAATAGAAATCATTCACCTTCCTCCACCTCTCATGTTAGAGTTGAGTGACATTTCAATCTCTTCCAGAGACCGGCCTTTCGTTTCAACCAGAAAGTAGTACGCAAAAATTGCTGACAACACCGACACGCTGCCGAAACCAGCATAAACTGAAGCAACTCCAAACATTTCCACTAAGTCAAGGAACAGTAGCCCCACCAAGAAATTACAAACCTATATCATCAACACAAAGTTTCCATATTACTTGAATGTATACGACAGCCAAATTAAACAAAactgaaaataaatataaatcacaTACCCAATGAACAGAGAAGCTCAAACTCATTATCTTTCCACGTGTCTTGCTGCTACTGAGTTCTGGAATTATGAGACCAGTTACTGGGCCTGCTCCAATTGCAAAGGTGAATATGTACCTACATGAAAGCATTTTGAAAGAAAACACTTATTAAATCTGAAACAAGAGATGCAAGTATCGGCAAGCAGCTCAGCTCTTTTATGGTCCCACCTAACAAGTAACATGTCAAACGCTTTTAACATATAAAAAGGCAATCCAAGGGTGTTCAAACCATAAGGGTCAGCATATCTGGCATTTAAATTACAGCATGTGAGGGGTCTCCTTACATGAGCGTCCCTAGAATGGATAAGTTGTGACTGAAATCTTCCTCTAATGGGTAATTAATAGCAAAAACAATAAGAAACATTGAAACTGCCTGCAAAAGGGAAGTTCATTGCTTAGTATTATTAGCATTGCATCAATCAAGGGAATGTCTATTGGACCGAAACACATATATGCACGTGCAGTCACATGTTCATGTATGTACACACAGACTGCACTTTAAAGTTTCCTGGAAACTCACCAAAGTAAAAATTTCGGAGTATCTCAAATAGTACTATACTgtaatgtttcataaatttttaacTGTGGAAATGTTGGCAATTTAACAATATTTGACCTCCCTGCCATGTACATATTTCCTACATGAATGATCACAGTTCAAACTCTGTGCTTTTCTTAATTTTCCTTCAAAGAGGTGGTTTAGTATATTGATACTTAAGTTACTCGGACTGATGTGTGAGTGATGGGTATGTGTATGTATCCAATGTGGATAtattcaatcttttcttttcttttgaaagtTTTCCCATGTATTTGAAGGATTCTTGGACGGTCATACCCACGTATAAATATTAGACATGGGTATTTTAACAAAACTAAAGTGTCAAATCAACATAAATCGGTACCATTTACTAACATAAATTTAGAATAAAGATTTACTGTCTCACCATTCCCAGATAACTTCCAATGAGAAGCCTTCTCCTTCCTTGTGTATCCATAAGGTACGATGCGCAGAGTGCACCTGGAGACCACAAATTGACAATTGCGAgaggttgttttaataaaactagTTTTTAATGGCACCTTCATTGTATGTGATTTAatgcatttaatatttaattaattttttaaatattatatttttaattacaataataagagtaaaataatatttcttacttgaattattaaatataattaaaatatattaacttttcaattgaaatattataatagaatttttattttttttgaatatataatagaaaatttttcaaataaaaattaaagcatttttaacatatttaacaTACAATATACTTTTACTTTATCTAATTAATGGAAAATaacaatattcaaaataataactaattaaactctaatattaattaagtggtAATTAAAGTGTTTAGAATTCTATTCAAGTAATACCACTATTTACACCAATAAAATAAGCACAACTTTTGTTTACACCAAAAATTTTTAgactaataattgtaaattataatattataattatcccaacttttttcttatagtttatggtctattttaaaattagcacaacttttttaactaataattgtaatttaaattctaataagTTTTAAATcaacttctattaaattataattatttttaaatgtataattatcacaacttctattttatttaaacttttttaaactaataattctaaattaaatattataattattttttaatgtgaaTTTAATAATTGATGGAAAATAAAGGGTATTATCATCAGTTCAAAAGTTTTTCCGAACTCATGATTTTATAGATATTATAGATAAGAATTCAACACAGAGATTGGCAAACAAGAagggaaaaaaatacaaaagcGTATCTCATACCTGCAAAATTTGTAAGTCCAACAAATAAACTTGCCAAAGCACCACTAGCAATTCCAACATCTTGAAATGTcaatgatgaaaaataaagaacTCCGTTTATTCCAGCAAACTGTTGAAGAACAAAAAGGGCTCCTCCAATGAAAGCAACTGTAACCAAAAGAGTATTAAAAGAAGTTTACCAAGAAACTAATATAAAACCTAAATAAGGAGTATCAAGAATAATCTTAAGACTGCAAACGTAGAAGACCTTAATAATAcctcaaaattaaacaaaaataaaacctcaaaatatttactttttattaggTGAGATTACCGAGAAGCATGCTGTCCTTTTAGCAGAAACCAAGTTGAAGGAAAAGTTAAACATAGAAATATCAGAATCatgacaaaacatgcaaaaaagAAACCACCTTGATACAACCTCGAGAATGGGGCTCTTCCAGAAGCTGCATCCATCTGCTGTTCACATCAGTCCCATCATTCCTGATGATTGACTGGAATTCCTCAATAGCTTTGTCAACTTCTGAGTCTCCCCAAAGATTACGGATAATTGTTTGTGCATCTTTTATGTCCCCTACCTACGGAGATGCCAAACTTCTATGTTTCAAGAGAACATGCCAAGAAGTAATACATGTGTAGTTTGGTATTGACAAAAATAAGGGTCATACTCTGCATAACCAGCGGGGGCTCTCAACAGTAAATTGCATACCAAGAGCTAGAAGAAAACCAGGCATACTTGCTATATAGAACATTGTCCTCCACCTGGAAAACATTTTTCCTACTTTCTTTAGCAGTTTGAAGCAATAAAAACctataatttgattaaagaaaaagtTGTTCCATACATGACACAAAGAATAACTACAAAATGCACCCATAGACACAAAATTAATTGGGTGAAAATACCTACAAAGTCCCTCTATCATAAGAACTGGATCAAATTAGTCCAGTACTATTGAACAGATCAATTCAGTCTCTTTACTACTAAAAGGAATCAAATAAGGTCAAACCGGAACagatataacatttattatttaaaaaatgacatgaaaattattttttctcattTGCAGTTCAACTCCAAACGAAATATTTCATTTATAGAACTATAAAATGCTTTCAAAATATTACTCTGTTAAACAATAAATGACatattttaaatagtaaatgttgaaatttggccttatttgattctttttaatagtataggggctaaattgattcatttaatcAATCTCTATAATAGAGGAACCTGCCAGGTACATTCACCAAAATAATTGTAATCATGCACTTGTGAAGCTTAGAAGTCCCCATGAGAACCTTTTTTTAAGCATAAAATGTATGGAAAGAAGATGAGCACAAAAAGGAATCTGCTCACAGGTAACAATGACAATAGAATAGAACTAGTAAACCTAGATAAAAGGTATTAAACTAGCACATAAATATACACTTATGATGCCTAGGAGTTCCTTGAAACCAAAGATAAGTAGTTTGTAAACAGAACTTCTGAGAAAATATACTGCATCAAACAAAAATTGCCGATAAAATAAACGTAAGAATGACAATAGCTGGAGAATACACTCacataaattatacataattaGTTTTACATGATGCACATTCATAATGGAGTTTCTTCATAATGAGCATATAAAGGTCAAAAGCATGCAAGACACATAAGTCAGTACTTGACAGTGACACTTTCTTGAAGGTGTGAGGC
The Gossypium hirsutum isolate 1008001.06 chromosome A07, Gossypium_hirsutum_v2.1, whole genome shotgun sequence genome window above contains:
- the LOC107888281 gene encoding probable plastidic glucose transporter 1, which encodes MWVATVLHRPVVPVPLFFTSHLSPKVLLKPKTFRFGFPLPSLKLKASATRKQLQTQEPDNEGLRNQEKSDDQSFDLGWLPTFPHVLVASMSNFLFGYHIGVMNGPIVSIARELGFEGDPILEGIVVSIFIAGAFIGSLSCGSLVDKLGCRRTFQIDTIPLILGAIVSAQAHSLNEILLGRLLVGLGIGVNTVLVPIYISEVAPTKYRGSLGTLSQIGTCLGIIFSLCLGIPAEHDPHWWRTMFYIASMPGFLLALGMQFTVESPRWLCRVGDIKDAQTIIRNLWGDSEVDKAIEEFQSIIRNDGTDVNSRWMQLLEEPHSRVAFIGGALFVLQQFAGINGVLYFSSLTFQDVGIASGALASLFVGLTNFAGALCASYLMDTQGRRRLLIGSYLGMAVSMFLIVFAINYPLEEDFSHNLSILGTLMYIFTFAIGAGPVTGLIIPELSSSKTRGKIMSLSFSVHWVCNFLVGLLFLDLVEMFGVASVYAGFGSVSVLSAIFAYYFLVETKGRSLEEIEMSLNSNMRGGGR